The segment ACATGTTCATATGTTAAGCCACCTTGAATAAACGCTGTGTACGGTGGGCGGATCGGACCATCTGCTGTTAGCTCAATACTTGAACCTTGCACGAACGTTCCAGCTGCCATAATGACATCATCTTCATAACCGGGCATATATGCAGGCTCTGGTGCGAAATGGGCATTAATTGGCGAAGCAGCTTGAATTTCTCGACAGAATGCCACCATTTGCTCCGCTGTTTGGAATGACACCGACTGAATTAAATCCGTACGTTGTTCACTATAATGAGGAGCCGTTGTCATTCCTAACTCTTCAAGCATCGCTGCAGTAAAAATCGCTCCTTTTAAACTTTGCGCAACTGTATGCGGTGCCATGAAAAAGCCTTGATAAAAATCAGCTAATGTATTTAATGTCGCGCCTGCTTCTGCCCCAATGCCTGGTGACGTCATGCGATACGCACATTTTTCTACTAAATCCGCGCGACCAGCAATATAACCACCAATTTTAGCTAATCCACCACCCGGATTTTTTATTAAAGATCCGGCCATTAAATCTACACCGATTTCTGTTGGTTCTAATGTTTCAACAAATTCACCGTAACAGTTGTCCACAAAAATTACGGCTTGTGGTGCGATTTCGCGAATTTTAACAACCATTTCGCGAATATCCTCAATTGTAAATGAAGGGCGACTTGCATATCCTTTCGAACGTTGAATCGCAACCATCTTCGTATTTTCATTGATTGCTTGGCGGACACCTTGCCAATCAATTGCTTTATTATCAATTAAATCTACATGAGAATAACCGATTTTATAATCTTTCAGAGAACCCGTATCTTTGTCACCACCATCTACAATCGATTGCAGCGTATCATACGGTTTGCCCGTAATGTAAACAAGTTCATCTCCTGGGCGTAATACACCAAATAAACTTAATGTAATCGCATGTGTACCCGAAATAATTTGCGGGCGAACAATTGCGGCTTCTGCTCCAAATACTTCTGCATATACGCGTTCTAAATTATCGCGCCCTTCATCATCATAACCATAGCCATTAGAAGGGTGTAGATGGAAATCACTTACTTGATTATTGCGAAATGCCGCAAGTACTTTTTGCTGATTGAAAAATGCTTGTTCATCCACTTTTTTATGATAATCAAACACTTTTTCCTCCATACGTGATGCAAGTGTCAGTGTTTCATTCGTTAATTTTGATTGAAATGCCATTGTAACTATCTCCATTCTTAACTTTTTAATCCTCCCTCATTATACATGAACTCGCACATATTTTGACGAAATGTTGTTATCCTACTATTTCATTTATAAACAGCATCGCCCCACAAAAAGCTTCCCGATGATCCCTTCCCTATCAACAAGCATGCTGCAAGTCCATATAAATTGATTGTAATAACAGGTTGGGCATTGACTCGCTTTTTAGACGCACAAAAAAGCACAATGACGATTTATTCCATCCGCCACTGCGCTTTTTACTTAATCAATTATTTAAACTCTAGCTCGCCATCATACGCAAGCATACCGCCTTCAAGATTCGTTACGTCGAACCCTTGAGCCGCTAAATATTCACATGCATTGGCACTACGTACGCCACCTTTGCATACAACAATATACGATTTTGACGTATCTAATTCTGCTGTACGTTCAGGAATCGAGCCTAATGGAATATGTACGGCACCTGGAATTACGCCTTCTCCCACTTCAAAATCTTCGCGTACATCAATGACATGTAAATCTTCATTGGCATCTAATAAGTTTAATAATTCATCTGTTGTTAATGTTTTCATTTTAATAATCCCCCATTACTTCAGTGTCAATTGTCATTATAATAGATACAATGACAAACTGCGAATTTTTATTCTTCATCCGCTCCGAGCGCCACTGGTTTTGCAGGGATAAATGTTGAAATGGCGTGCTTATATATCAATTGTTGCTTGCCATCTGAATCTAATAACACGGTAAAATTATCGTATGATTTAATGATGCCTTTTAATTGGAACCCGTTTAGTAAAAAGACGGTTACAAAAATATTATTTTTTCGTAAACTATTTAAAAATGTATCTTGTAGATTAATTGGTTTCATGAAAGTCCCCCTCTTCTCTATTTATTCATTACATAATAAACATTCGGCAAGTGGGCGATACTTTCCTTCACGAATTAGAAAAAAGTTTTCAGCTTATCCCAATCATTGCCAATCCACTGGACATCCATTTTGTTTCTAAAATATGTTAATTGTCTTTTTGCATAACGTCTTGAGTTTTGCTTAATTTGTTCGGTTACTTCTTCTAAAGTGAGTAATCCATCAAAATAAGCATACAATTCCTTGTAACCAATGGCTTTAATGGATTGGACATCTCGAATTTCATCGGCATAAAGCGCATATACTTCCTCTACTAAGCCCGCTTCAAGCATGAGGTCCACACGTAAATTTATGCGCTCATACAGCTTTTCACGGTCCATGTTCATGCCAATAATTAAATGATTGTAAAGAGGCACATCCCCACGATTAAACTGGTCTTCTGCTCGAGAAACCCCTGCTAATTCCGCCATTTCTAGTGCACGAATGACTCTTCTTGTATTATTCGGATGAATTTGCGCCGCCGCTTCTGCATCGACTTGCGCCAATTTTTGATGCATCACTTCTGGGCCAAACTGTTCTAATTCATCATAATATTTACTGCGCGCTTCTTCATTTACTTCTTGCTTCGTAAACTGGAAATCATAGAGCACCGACTGAACATATAAACCTGTTCCACCGACAACAATCGGTAACTTGCCACGCGACTGGATTTCCGCCATCTTTTCACGAACCAGCTTTTGATATTCCGCCACAGAAAAGCTATCAGTAGGCTCTTTAAAGCTTAATAAATGATGCGGCACACCGTCCATTTCCTGTTCTGTAATTTTCGCTGTTCCAATGTCCATTCGCTTATATATTTGCATCGAATCTCCGTTAATTACTTCGCCGTTCATTTCCTTAGCCAATCGGATGCTAAGTGCTGTCTTTCCTGATGCGGTAGGGCCAATAATCGCCACTACGTCTAAATTAGTTTTCATCGTTTAACCACCGTACTATTATTTTATAAGGGTATTGTTTATTACGCTCATTTAAAATTTCATGACGCATCCCTTCAAAGAGATACACCTTTACATGATCTAATCCCGCTTCTTGAAGCTGTTGTCCTACTTGAATGACACCTTTTCCGGCATCACCAACTGGATCCTCACTGCCGCTCACTAAAAGAATCGGTAAAGATGGGCGGATTCTTGCATTTTCACCGACTTTACCTAGCATTAATAAGCCATCTGTTAAATCCACGAAAAATTGTGTCGTCGCAATAAATCCGCATTTTTCATCTTGAATATATTTTTGCACCTGTTCTTCATCTGTCGAAAGCCAATCAAAGGATGTTTGGGCGTTTGGAATTTTGTTATTAAAATTGCCAAAACTTAATTTATCTAATAATGGACTTTCCACAGTTGCGCCTTTTGCTTTTACAAGTTGCTTCGCTAATACATTACCAGCTAAATGAAGTGGCGTGACTGCACCTGTCCCACTTAAAATTACTTTATCGAGCAAATAACTATATTGTTGGATAAAGCGGCGGGCAATAAAGGAGCCCATACTATGTCCAAATAACGTGAGTGATTTCATATCCAACTGTTTACGCAGTGTTTCAATCACTTCAAAAACATCTTTGACAACACGCTCAAATCCATCCTTCTCAGCAAAAAATCCAAATTGACCATTGTGCTCCACTGTTGCACCGTGCCCTCGGTGATCGTGCATAGATACAGAATAACCTTCATCACATAAAAAATTCGCAAAGTGTTCATAACGCGCCGAATGCTCCGCCATCCCGTGTAAAATATGCACATGTCCAATCGCTTGTACAGCAGGTATATACGTTGTGACAAATACTTCGTGCCGATCAGTCATTCGTAAATAAAATGATTTTTTATCCAACACTTATCACCCTTTCATTTTCGGTTACATAACGCGTTTAAACATTTTTTCAACTTCATACGTTGTGAAATGAACTAAAACCGGTCGCCCATGCGGACAAGTAAATGGATTTTCCGCTGCTCGTAAATCCGTTATTAAGCGCTCCATTTGCTCTTTATCAAGAAAATGATTGGCTTTAATCGATTTTTTACAGCTCATCATAATGGCCGCGGCTTCTCGTAATTTCTTAATATCCGTTTTCCTCGTTTTTAGCACTTGTTCAATCAGTTCTTCAATCACTTCTTGTTCCTCACCTTTTGGAAACCAAGTTGGATATTCACGAATGACGAATGAAGCATGCCCGAACTCTTCTAAAAACACACCGACTTCTTCTAGCGCACTCATGGATTCTTTTAGTAGGAGTGCCTCGTCTGCAGCATAATGGAAAGTAAGTGGCATGAGTAACGCTTGCCGCTCATTTGCGTTCACTTCGCCCACTTTCTCTTTGAAATATTCATACTTAATTCGTTCCTGAGCTGCATGCTGATCAATTAAATAAAACCCATCTTCCATTTGCGCTACAATATATGTCCCGTGGATTTGACCGACAATTTCTAACTGCGGGAATGGTTGCTTTGGTGATTCGGGCAACTGTTCCTCGATTATTTCATGCTGGAACGGTTCGTTTTGTTGCGGAATCGCCTGTGTTATGAAGGGCAGTTCAACTGTTTCCGAAGGTTTCGGTCGCTCTACTTGTTCATAATATGGGGCTGGTGCAAATGGCTCCTTGACGAATGATTGTTGCTCATTTGTTAAGCGCTCGACTATTTCATCCATTTTCGTTTCATTCAAAGTAGCGGCTGGTGTTTTCGATGGATTCCATAAATTCATCTGCTCGCCTGGCACGCGAACCGGTTTTTCCTTTTTCTCAGCGATTGGCACACGTATCACATCGCGAATCGTTTGACGCAGTGTATCTTCAATTAATTTTAATAGCTCAGGTTCTTTACTTACCCGTACTTGATGCTTTGCAGGGTGCACATTCACATCCGTTAATTGCGGGTCCCCTTCCACGTAAAGTAACACAATCGGAAAGCGTTCAATAGGTAAAAAGGTATGATATGCATCAGTAATCGCTTTTTGAATGACGAAATGCTTCACCCAACGACCATTCACAAATAACGACATATAGTTTTTCGATGCGCGCGTCACCTCTGGCAAGGAGGCAAAACCGTGAATTTTATAATCTTGATTTGTCCCTTCAAAGGCGATCATCTTTTTTGCGTTGTGCGTGCCGTAAATTGCGGCTAACACTTGCTGTACTTGACCGCGCCCATTTGTTTGCAGGAGCGTTTGTCCATTATGAACAAGTTTAATCGCTACTGTTGGATAGCCGAGCGCAATACGGTTAATA is part of the Solibacillus sp. FSL K6-1523 genome and harbors:
- a CDS encoding methionine gamma-lyase family protein, whose translation is MAFQSKLTNETLTLASRMEEKVFDYHKKVDEQAFFNQQKVLAAFRNNQVSDFHLHPSNGYGYDDEGRDNLERVYAEVFGAEAAIVRPQIISGTHAITLSLFGVLRPGDELVYITGKPYDTLQSIVDGGDKDTGSLKDYKIGYSHVDLIDNKAIDWQGVRQAINENTKMVAIQRSKGYASRPSFTIEDIREMVVKIREIAPQAVIFVDNCYGEFVETLEPTEIGVDLMAGSLIKNPGGGLAKIGGYIAGRADLVEKCAYRMTSPGIGAEAGATLNTLADFYQGFFMAPHTVAQSLKGAIFTAAMLEELGMTTAPHYSEQRTDLIQSVSFQTAEQMVAFCREIQAASPINAHFAPEPAYMPGYEDDVIMAAGTFVQGSSIELTADGPIRPPYTAFIQGGLTYEHVKYAICLAVQTLK
- a CDS encoding rhodanese-like domain-containing protein, coding for MKTLTTDELLNLLDANEDLHVIDVREDFEVGEGVIPGAVHIPLGSIPERTAELDTSKSYIVVCKGGVRSANACEYLAAQGFDVTNLEGGMLAYDGELEFK
- the hfq gene encoding RNA chaperone Hfq — translated: MKPINLQDTFLNSLRKNNIFVTVFLLNGFQLKGIIKSYDNFTVLLDSDGKQQLIYKHAISTFIPAKPVALGADEE
- the miaA gene encoding tRNA (adenosine(37)-N6)-dimethylallyltransferase MiaA, producing MKTNLDVVAIIGPTASGKTALSIRLAKEMNGEVINGDSMQIYKRMDIGTAKITEQEMDGVPHHLLSFKEPTDSFSVAEYQKLVREKMAEIQSRGKLPIVVGGTGLYVQSVLYDFQFTKQEVNEEARSKYYDELEQFGPEVMHQKLAQVDAEAAAQIHPNNTRRVIRALEMAELAGVSRAEDQFNRGDVPLYNHLIIGMNMDREKLYERINLRVDLMLEAGLVEEVYALYADEIRDVQSIKAIGYKELYAYFDGLLTLEEVTEQIKQNSRRYAKRQLTYFRNKMDVQWIGNDWDKLKTFF
- a CDS encoding alpha/beta hydrolase, producing MDKKSFYLRMTDRHEVFVTTYIPAVQAIGHVHILHGMAEHSARYEHFANFLCDEGYSVSMHDHRGHGATVEHNGQFGFFAEKDGFERVVKDVFEVIETLRKQLDMKSLTLFGHSMGSFIARRFIQQYSYLLDKVILSGTGAVTPLHLAGNVLAKQLVKAKGATVESPLLDKLSFGNFNNKIPNAQTSFDWLSTDEEQVQKYIQDEKCGFIATTQFFVDLTDGLLMLGKVGENARIRPSLPILLVSGSEDPVGDAGKGVIQVGQQLQEAGLDHVKVYLFEGMRHEILNERNKQYPYKIIVRWLNDEN
- the mutL gene encoding DNA mismatch repair endonuclease MutL; translation: MGKIHIMDELLSNKIAAGEVVERPSSVVKELVENAIDAHSTSIEIFLEEAGLSSIQVVDNGSGMDEEDALKSFSRHATSKIEKEQDLFRIRTLGFRGEALASIASVSKFTLRTSDGEGGVHLYLEGGHLKEHKPTSLRKGTDITVAQLFFNTPARLKYLKTLQTELGHTIDFINRIALGYPTVAIKLVHNGQTLLQTNGRGQVQQVLAAIYGTHNAKKMIAFEGTNQDYKIHGFASLPEVTRASKNYMSLFVNGRWVKHFVIQKAITDAYHTFLPIERFPIVLLYVEGDPQLTDVNVHPAKHQVRVSKEPELLKLIEDTLRQTIRDVIRVPIAEKKEKPVRVPGEQMNLWNPSKTPAATLNETKMDEIVERLTNEQQSFVKEPFAPAPYYEQVERPKPSETVELPFITQAIPQQNEPFQHEIIEEQLPESPKQPFPQLEIVGQIHGTYIVAQMEDGFYLIDQHAAQERIKYEYFKEKVGEVNANERQALLMPLTFHYAADEALLLKESMSALEEVGVFLEEFGHASFVIREYPTWFPKGEEQEVIEELIEQVLKTRKTDIKKLREAAAIMMSCKKSIKANHFLDKEQMERLITDLRAAENPFTCPHGRPVLVHFTTYEVEKMFKRVM